The DNA region CAGTCCAATGGGCTTTGTAGATATGGCTTTTGGAAGTTTCGCCACACTTATAGCTGTTTTTTTAATAAGCAAAACCAAAAATCTATTCCTAGCAACATTATACCCTACTATTGCCAATGGTATAATAATAGCTATTGAGTTATATTTTATATTGAAATTACCTTTTTTGCTAAGCTTTGGCGAAGTGGCACTAGGAGAATTTATAGTTGTAACTTGCTTAGGTTATCCAATTTTTAAAGCTATATTAAAAAATAAAAAATTAGTGACTTTACTAAAATTCAATTAAAATATATTAATTTGTAATTACATGCTGCTGTTATCTCACACTAAAGATTGGAGTATTACAGCAGCTATTCATAACATATAAAATTTGTTACTCTACACATTATTGCTGATATAGAATTTTACATTCACCTCTTTATTTGCTATGTTCAAATCTGTAATCTGTACTCCCGAAAATCGTTTTAAAAGAAATTTATTTGCTTTCACTATAACTATTTTGTTGTGTATATATATATAATCCTCACTGTCATTTTTCTTTAAAAATCCCATAAACATATTTATAATACCCTCATTAGAGTTTAAATTGAAATAAATTTTACCTTTCTCAAATTTGTTGAACATAAGAATAATCTTAATATTTGGTAAAAAGCCTATACCCACTGTTATTTCAATTTCCCTATCATTAATGGCCGTTAGTTTTCTTACCCTTTTTTTATCATAATCTGCATTTCTTTCAATTAAAATCAGAACTTCCTCCATAGAAATATTTAAATGTGCCATGAATAATACTCCCTATATATTATTTATATATCACTATATCATATGATTTATTTTCACAATTTATATAGTTTAAATAAAATTATGTAGATTCACTTTTAGAAATATTATTACTTTTCTTTATTACTACAATATTTTTCCATGCACCTTTTTTAAATCTTATGATATACAAAATTCCTCTTACAAGCCAATCTATATACATTGCAAGCCAAACCCCTATTAATCCTAGACCCAAAGGTATTCCAAGTATATATCCGAGAGTAATTCTAATTAACCACATACCTATAATTGAAGTAATCATAGTATATTTAGCATCTCCTGCCCCTTTTAGTCCTGCTGGTAACACAAAACCAATAGCCCAAAGTGAAGTACCTATACCATTTATTATTAAAATATTAGTGGTTAAATGTATAATATCTGAATTTTGAGTATATAGTGTTGAGACTAATTTTGCAAAAGGTATAGATATAAGCCCTACTGTCATCAATCCTACAGTGGAAATTTTAGTTATATACGCTAAACATTTTCCTGCTTCTTCAGTCCTTCCCTTGCCCATATACTGGCCTACCAAGGCAGTAGCTGCTATACTTAGTGCATTACCTGGTATATTAAACATATTAGTTATAGAAACACTTATGGAATTGGAAGCTATGGCTATTGTACCCATATCTACAATATATACCTGAGTAATTAATTTTCCACAATTAAACAATAAAGATTCCACACTGGCAGGAATTCCTATACCAAAAATAGGCTTCAATAATTCCTTATTGAATTTAAATACAGTTAACTTAGTTAATTTTAATATTTTAGTTCCTCTTAGTAGAACCACCAAGACTACCATTGCACCAATTATCCTTGCAAAAGCTATACCAAGAGCTGCACCCTTTACTCCAAAACCAC from Clostridium pasteurianum BC1 includes:
- a CDS encoding QueT transporter family protein, with protein sequence MKIFFQTKNLVRTAMVAALYGALTWALSSLSYGPIQFRLTEIMVLLAFIDSAYIPGLVLGCIIANIFSPMGFVDMAFGSFATLIAVFLISKTKNLFLATLYPTIANGIIIAIELYFILKLPFLLSFGEVALGEFIVVTCLGYPIFKAILKNKKLVTLLKFN
- a CDS encoding MATE family efflux transporter, encoding MRFVRKDVFNLTIPIFTEQLFVMSMGMINTMMAGHIGKEAVSAIGMVDSINNIFIAFFSALAIGGTVVVAQFIGQGNNKLANESMKQVLYSGILISIGITLLTYVFHNQLISLLFGSAEGTVIRDTYTYLTITLLTYPLIAVDLICNGILRGAGDTKTPMKNSIFMNFINVILSFIFIYGINIHDEFIDIHTSGFGVKGAALGIAFARIIGAMVVLVVLLRGTKILKLTKLTVFKFNKELLKPIFGIGIPASVESLLFNCGKLITQVYIVDMGTIAIASNSISVSITNMFNIPGNALSIAATALVGQYMGKGRTEEAGKCLAYITKISTVGLMTVGLISIPFAKLVSTLYTQNSDIIHLTTNILIINGIGTSLWAIGFVLPAGLKGAGDAKYTMITSIIGMWLIRITLGYILGIPLGLGLIGVWLAMYIDWLVRGILYIIRFKKGAWKNIVVIKKSNNISKSEST